In Trichoderma breve strain T069 chromosome 4, whole genome shotgun sequence, the following proteins share a genomic window:
- a CDS encoding eukaryotic aspartyl protease domain-containing protein, translating to MQTFGAFLVSFLAASGMAAALPTEGQKTASIEVAYNKNYVAHGPTALFKAKRKYGAPISDNLRAAVAAKHSLTKRQTGSANTNPSDSADDEYITSVSIGTPAQVLPLDFDTGSSDLWVFSSETPKSSASGHVTYSPSKSSTAKKLSGSTWSIEYGDKSSSSGDVYTDVVTIGGFSVKTQAVESATKVSTQFVQDTVISGLVGLGFDIGNQVSPRPQKTWFSNAASSLAEPLFTADLRHQETGSYNFGFIDTSLAKGTIGYTPADGSEGYWGFTATGYSVGGAKLNRNSITGIADTGTTLLLLPDNIVDAYYNNVESAEYDDSQEGVVFDCDEDLPSFSFGVGGQTITISGDLLNLTPIEEGSSTCFGGLQSSSDIGINIFGDVALKAALVVFDLGNERLGWAQK from the coding sequence ATGCAGACCTTCGGTGCTTTCCTCGTTTCCTTCCTCGCCGCTAGCGGCATGGCTGCGGCTCTCCCCACTGAGGGACAGAAGACCGCTTCCATCGAGGTCGCTTACAACAAGAACTACGTTGCCCACGGTCCTACCGCTctcttcaaggccaagagaaaGTACGGCGCTCCCATCAGCGACAACCTCCGCGCTGCCGTGGCTGCCAAGCACTCCCTCACCAAGCGCCAGACTGGCTctgccaacaccaacccCAGCGACAGCGCCGATGACGAGTACATCACCAGCGTCTCCATTGGTACTCCCGCTCAGGTCCTCCCCCTGGACTTTGACACCGGTTCCTCCGACCTGTGGGTCTTCAGCTCCGAGACTCCCAAGTCTTCCGCCTCCGGACACGTTACCTACAGCCCCTCCAAGTCTTCCActgccaagaagctctccGGCTCTACCTGGTCCATCGAGTACGGTGACAagagcagctccagcggcGATGTCTACACCGACGTTGTCACCATTGGCGGCTTCAGCGTCAAGACTCAGGCTGTTGAGTCTGCCACCAAGGTTTCCACCCAGTTCGTCCAGGACACCGTCATCTCCGGCCTCGTCGGTCTTGGCTTCGACATTGGCAACCAGGTCTCGCCCCGTCCCCAGAAGACCTGGTTCTCCAACGCTGCCAGCAGCCTGGCTGAGCCCCTTTTCACTGCCGATCTGAGGCACCAGGAGACCGGAAGCTACaactttggcttcattgACACCTCTCTCGCCAAGGGCACCATTGGCTACACTCCCGCTGACGGCAGCGAGGGTTACTGGGGCTTCACTGCCACCGGTTACTCCGTTGGCGGTGCCAAGCTGAACCGCAACTCCATCACCGGTATTGCCGACACTGGCACCAccctgctcctcctccccgACAACATTGTTGACGCCTACTACAACAATGTTGAGTCTGCTGAGTACGACGACTCCCAGGAGGGTGTTGTCTTCGACTGCGACGAGGAcctcccctctttctccttcggTGTTGGTGGCCagaccatcaccatctccgGCGACCTGCTGAACCTCACCCCCATCGAGGAGGGCAGCTCCACTTGCTTCGGTGGTCTCCAGAGCAGCTCTGACATTGGTATCAACATCTTCGGTGATGTTGCCCTCAAGGCTGCCCTTGTCGTCTTTGACCTCGGCAACGAGCGTCTCGGCTGGGCTCAGAAATAA